A single region of the Arvicanthis niloticus isolate mArvNil1 chromosome 28, mArvNil1.pat.X, whole genome shotgun sequence genome encodes:
- the Gje1 gene encoding gap junction epsilon-1 protein encodes MSLNYIKNFCEGCVKPPTVIGQFHTLFFSSVRMFFLGVLGFAVYGNEALHFSCDPDKREINLFCYNQFRPITPQVFWALQLVIVLLPGAIFHLYAACKSINQECILQKPMYTVIYILSVLLRISLEVSAFWLQIHLFGFQVKPIYLCDAESLGKKINILKCMVPEHFEKTIFLIAMYTFTVITMVLCVAEIFEIIFRRSCFLFKQ; translated from the exons ATGTCTCTAAATTACATCAAGAACTTCTGTGAAGGATGT GTTAAACCTCCAACCGTGATCGGCCAGTTCCACACACTCTTCTTCAGCTCAGTGCGGATGTTCTTCCTTGGAGTGCTGGGCTTTGCTGTCTATGGGAATGAGGCTCTGCACTTCAGCTGTGACCCAGATAAAAGAGAGATAAACCTGTTCTGTTACAATCAGTTCAGGCCAATAACTCCCCAA GTGTTCTGGGCATTACAGCTAGTGATTGTCCTGCTTCCTGGGGCTATTTTCCACCTTTATGCTGCATGCAAAAGCATCAATCAAGAATGCATTCTTCAAAAGCCCATGTACACTGTGATTTACATCCTCTCCGTATTGTTAAGAATTAGCCTGGAGGTGTCTGCATTTTGGCTTCAGATTCACCTCTTTGGCTTCCAAGTGAAGCCTATATATTTGTGTGATGCTGAGTCTCTcggtaaaaaaataaatattctaaaatgcaTGGTTCCAGAACACTTTGAAAAGACTATTTTTCTCATTGCAATGTACACATTCACTGTGATTACGATGGTATTATGTGTTGCTGAGATCTTTGAAATCATATTTAGAAGatcatgtttcctctttaaacaATGA